A DNA window from Streptomyces canus contains the following coding sequences:
- a CDS encoding radical SAM protein, translating into MLTHDELAIVHLVLNTDCNAWDLAPTSASPGVCRFCYRERNRVKTDPDTVRRVIDQVRAESEAHRVVFTGGDPVMPYDNHLEVALRHAQEAGFETNLHTNGLLLSDRYAGVRDHVTLYSLAVDGPEADSADWFRGQGYFERFRSNVEFLVADRRRLAFNTFTTAASVRELPRLAEFVAGIADRTEVEYWLISQYRPIGRASAGKAELYGFERDDFVRAVDGVRGAVAPVEIFAQPTREPEDPYPFRVWVLADGTVTADLGSVAAPRNAVIGDLLADGFEPLVRRAFALREQPQLEGIA; encoded by the coding sequence ATGCTGACGCACGACGAACTCGCGATCGTTCACCTGGTCCTCAACACCGACTGCAACGCCTGGGACCTGGCACCGACCAGCGCCTCACCGGGTGTGTGCCGGTTCTGCTATCGGGAGCGCAACCGGGTCAAGACGGACCCGGACACCGTCCGGAGGGTCATCGACCAGGTCCGCGCCGAGTCCGAAGCCCACCGGGTCGTGTTCACCGGCGGCGACCCCGTGATGCCCTACGACAACCACCTGGAGGTCGCCCTCCGGCACGCGCAGGAAGCCGGCTTCGAAACCAATCTCCACACCAACGGGCTGCTCCTGAGCGACCGTTACGCGGGGGTGCGCGACCACGTGACCCTCTACTCCCTGGCCGTCGACGGTCCGGAGGCGGACTCGGCCGACTGGTTCCGCGGGCAGGGCTACTTCGAACGGTTCCGGTCCAACGTCGAGTTCCTCGTCGCCGACCGGCGCCGACTCGCCTTCAACACGTTCACCACGGCCGCGTCCGTGCGGGAGCTGCCGCGGCTCGCGGAGTTCGTCGCCGGCATCGCTGACCGCACGGAGGTCGAGTACTGGCTGATCTCCCAGTACCGGCCCATCGGCCGTGCCAGCGCGGGCAAGGCGGAGCTCTACGGCTTCGAGCGGGATGACTTCGTCCGGGCCGTGGACGGGGTGCGCGGTGCCGTCGCCCCGGTGGAGATCTTCGCCCAACCCACACGGGAGCCCGAGGACCCGTACCCGTTCCGCGTCTGGGTCCTCGCCGACGGAACGGTTACCGCGGACCTCGGCAGCGTGGCCGCGCCCCGCAACGCCGTGATCGGGGACCTACTGGCCGACGGCTTCGAGCCACTGGTCCGCCGGGCCTTCGCCCTACGAGAGCAGCCTCAATTGGAGGGGATCGCATGA